In Carya illinoinensis cultivar Pawnee chromosome 6, C.illinoinensisPawnee_v1, whole genome shotgun sequence, a single genomic region encodes these proteins:
- the LOC122313643 gene encoding cytochrome P450 71B9-like isoform X2 — MEASMDLYAVPLWLRLSLLFLLPLVLLLVKNKINGQKQKKRLPPGPPTLPIIGNMHQLGELPHKTLSQLSKKYGPIMLLKFGSKTIINISSAEAARQVLKVHDLDCCSRPVSSTAGRLTYNYKDIVFAPYGDYWREMRKICALELFSVARVQSYSFIREEEVASLVNSISQSASSATPVDLSEKMLALTANILCRTAFGKNFRGSGLDNEKLREVVHEAEVMFASFSATEFFPYVGWIIDRLSGRIRRLEKIFRDLDDFLQQTIDLHLNPKKTEQDHEDLIDVLLRIERDQRTNTGAPPFNKDNIKAILFDMFLGGSNTAAVTMLWSMAELAKNPRAMKKAQDEVRNVVGNRGNVTESDITHLHYLKMIIKETFRLHPPAAILLPRLTMTDVKIGGYDIGPNSLLQVNAWALGRDPEYWKNPEEFYPERFVDSSIEYKGQHFELLPFGSGRRGCPGIYMGATTVELSLANLLYCFDWKVPSGMKEEDINMEESTGAGLTQKRIPLNLVPVKVF, encoded by the exons ATGGAAgcttcaatggatctttatgctGTGCCCCTGTGGCTGAGGCTCtcccttctctttcttctccctCTAGTACTGCTTCTTgtgaaaaacaaaatcaatggCCAAAAGCAAAAGAAGCGCCTTCCACCAGGCCCTCCTACCCTTCCCATTATTGGGAACATGCACCAGCTTGGTGAATTGCCTCACAAAACTTTGTCCCAACTTTCCAAAAAATATGGCCCAATCATGCTCCTCAAATTCGGTTCGAAAACAATTATTAACATCTCTTCAGCTGAGGCTGCAAGACAAGTCCTAAAGGTTCATGATCTTGATTGTTGCAGTAGACCTGTCTCATCCACAGCCGGGAGACTGACGTACAATTACAAAGACATAGTTTTCGCACCTTACGGTGATTATTGGAGAGAGATGAGGAAAATCTGTGCTCTTGAGCTATTTAGCGTGGCTAGGGTGCAGTCATATAGCTTTATCAGGGAAGAAGAAGTAGCTTCTCTTGTTAATTCAATTTCTCAGTCTGCATCTTCTGCAACCCCTGTTGATCTTTCTGAGAAGATGTTGGCTCTCACAGCAAATATACTCTGTCGGACTGCTTTCGGAAAGAATTTTCGTGGGAgtggtttggataatgaaaagCTTCGAGAAGTGGTTCATGAGGCTGAAGTCATGTTTGCAAGCTTCAGTGCAACTGAATTCTTTCCGTACGTGGGATGGATTATTGACAGGCTCTCTGGCCGGATTCGAAGACTCGAAAAGATTTTTCGTGATTTGGATGATTTTCTGCAACAGACCATTGATCTTCATCTCAACCCCAAGAAGACAGAACAAGACCACGAAGACCTTATCGACGTGTTGCTGAGAATAGAAAGGGATCAGCGAACCAACACCGGTGCTCCTCCGTTCAATAAAGATAACATTAAGGCCATCCTCTTC gatatgtttttgggcggAAGTAACACTGCTGCAGTCACCATGCTATGGTCAATGGCGGAGCTTGCAAAGAACCCACGAGCGATGAAGAAAGCACAAGATGAAGTCAGAAACGTCGTTGGAAACAGAGGAAACGTCACCGAAAGCGACATAACTCATCTTCATTACCTGAAGATGATAATCAAAGAAACATTTAGATTGCACCCTCCAGCCGCAATTCTCCTTCCAAGACTAACCATGACAGACGTTAAGATCGGCGGTTATGACATTGGCCCCAACTCGTTGCTCCAAGTAAATGCTTGGGCGCTAGGACGAGACCCTGAATACTGGAAGAACCCAGAAGAGTTCTACCCAGAAAGGTTCGTTGATAGCTCTATCGAGTATAAAGGACAACATTTTGAGTTATTGCCATTTGGATCTGGTCGAAGAGGTTGTCCTGGGATATACATGGGAGCGACCACCGTTGAGCTTTCACTTGCGAATCTTTTGTATTGTTTCGATTGGAAAGTGCCCTCAGGGATGAAGGAGGAGGATATAAACATGGAAGAATCGACTGGTGCTGGCCTTACCCAGAAAAGAATACCTCTGAACCTTGTCCCAGTCAAAGTGTTTTAG